The Pseudomonas multiresinivorans DNA window GACGCTTCCTCGGGCTGGCCTTCGCCTTCTCCCACGCCGTGCACGCGGTGCTGATCATCCTCTACGTGAAGTTCTTCCCCGAGACCTTCTGGCACGGCCGCAGCGCCGCCGCGAACATCCCCGGCTCCGTCGGCTATGTCTTCATCCTCCTGCTGACCCTCGCGTCTTTTCCCTACGCAATGAGATTGCTCGGCGCCCGCGCCTGGAAACTGCTGCACAGCACCGGCACCTGGGTGATCGCCGGGGTCTTCCTGCTCTCCTTCTACAAGCGCCTGCCGATGGGCTCCTGGTACCCGCTGGGCTTCGGCCTGATCTTCAGCGCCATCGCCTTCAAGCTCGTCGCCAAGCAGGCCGTGCGCCTGCGCCGTAGCGCACGCCCCGCGCTGCCGAACGCCTGATCCCGACGTCTTCCGCCACCGGGCGAAACCATCGCCCGGCCGGTCCAAGCCTTGCCCACGACCGATTGCCCACAACATTGCCCACAACATTGCCCACGAGGTGCGCCATGACCCTGCTGACCCTGAACCCGCTCAAGACCGCTTTCGACCAACTCGACCGCCTCGCCGCCTGGGGCTGGGACGTCCCCCTGCGGCTGTTCCTGGCCTGGGAGTTCTTCGAGTCAGGCCTGGAGAAATGGCACGGCGACAACTGGTTCGAACAGATCCACGCCAGCTTCCCCTTCCCCTTCAACCACTTCTCCGCCGGCTTCGACTGGCAGGTGTCGATGTGGGCCGAACTGATCGCGCCGGTGCTATTGCTGCTGGGCCTGGCGACCCGCTTCGCCTCGGCCTCGCTGATCGTCGTGACCATCGTGGCCATCGCCGCGGTGCACTGGCCAGCGCAGTGGTCGACCTTGTCCGAGCTCGCCCAGGGCTATTCGATCACCGACCACGGCTTCGGCAACTACAAGCTGCCGCTGATCTATCTGGTGGCGTTGGTGCCGCTGGTGCTCAAGGGTGCGGGCGCGCTGAGTGTGGATGGGATGACTAGCCGGCTACATCGCTCGCGTGCCTGACCCTGGTTTAGGGAAGGGGAAAGCCAGGCTTCCCCTTCCCTCGTCGCTTGGGCACCGGACGTACACGTTACTTGCGCACGAACAGCGAAGGCGGAGGCAGCTTGGTGATAGCAAAACCCAGCAATAACAGCAGCGAATAGAGCGCCAGGCTGGTGGAGATCGCTTGCCCCTCGTACCAGGCACCGATGATCACCGCAAAGACAGGGAAAATGATGAACACAAAGGACAGGACCACAGGGCTCAGTCGTTTCAACAAGAAGAAGTAGACGAGGAAACCGCCAACCGAGGCGCACAGCCCAAGGTATGTCAGCGCCCACCAGGACCTGGCGGATATCTGCGAAAACGACGGCTGCTCTACCAGCAATCCGAAGCTGAACAGCGCCAGCCCGGCAAGGCCGATGGGCAAAGTGTTGTAGGTAATGACGCTGATCGCCGAGCCTTTCTGCTTGGTCACCACATAGCACAAGGCATGCATCAGCGCGGCGGCAAGGATGGCCAGGACGCCGATGAAATCCTGGTGTTCGAAGCCCAGGCCCTGCTCGCGAAGAATCATGTACAGGCTGGCAAAGCCGATGGCGATGCCGATCACCTGGAGTGTCTGAATCCTTTCTCGCAGGAATATCGCCGAAAAGATCAGGATGAACACGGGCATGCAACTGAACAGCAGCGCTGCCAGCCCTGAGGAAACCAGGGTCTCGCCGTAGTTGAGGAGGAAGTACGGCACGCCGAAGTAGCACAGCGTGACGAAAATGAAGAAGCCGCTGCTTCGTCGAGGAAAGACAATCGCGTCACCGCGCAGCCTGGCGAATGCCAGGAACAATGGAAAGGCGATCAGGAAGCGCAGACCGGATGCCGTCAGCGGTGGCACCGTTTCAACGGCGATACGTATTCCCAGCCAGGTAGTACCCCAGCTGAGGCACACGGTCAAGAACAGCACGACCGTCACGGCACCTGCCAGCTGCCTCCTGGCAATGGTGGAGAGTTCACGGGTAGCGGAAATAGTCATGACCGAAGCTCCTGATAGCACCATGAATGGGTTCTTTTCACTAAAATGAACCCGTTCAATCTGAAGCTATTGGCCTGGAAAATGACTGTCAAAACCTATATTGACACCGTGTCAATACTCCGCCACGCACTGGAATCGGGGCGCGGCGTTAAATACAAACGTCTCGCATCAGCCCTGGAGCTGTGCATTCTCGATGGCTCCCTCGCAGCCGGCGGCAAGCTCATTCCCCAACGCATTCTGGCCTACAAACTCAATGTCACTGTGGGAACAGTGAGCCGCGCCTACGCCGAGCTCGAGCGCATGGGTCTGGTGGTGCCAAGGGTGGGCGATGGCACCTTCGTTCGCCGGCATGGCCTGGAGCGCAAACGCGACGAGGGTTACCGCAATGTCGCTGAATCCCCGGCGTTCTGCGACATGAGCCGCAACCTGCACATTCCCGGTGCCGAGACCAGTCTGCTGGCAAAGAGCCTGATGAACCTTGCACAGGATGTGGGGACGCTGGGAGAGCTGATGACCTACACGCCGGAGGCCGGCCTGCCGCGCTTCCGTGCAGCCGGAGCGAAGTGGCTTTCCAGCCATGGTTTCCACGCTCACCCGGAGCAGGTGCTGTGCACCAACGGCAGCCAGCACGCCTTGCTTTGTACGCTGATGGCGCTGCTGCGGCCCGGCGACACCCTGGTGACCGAACCTCTCACCTACCCTGGCCTGATCAGTGCAGCGCGACTGCTGGGTATTCGTCTTCTGGCGGCAACGATGGACGACGACGGATTGCTACCGCACTCGCTGGACGAACTCTGCCGACTGCACCGAGTTACTGCCCTGTATTGCACCCCCACTCTGCAGAATCCCACGACCTCCATCCTGCCCACGGAACGTCGGCAGGCGATCGCGACCATTTGCCGGGAGCACAACCTGCTGATCATCGAGGACGAAACCCATGCGGTCCTGCTGGAAGATCGGCCCGCGCCCTTGAGTCACTTCGCCCCCGAGCGAAGCATTCTGATTGGCGGTATGAGCAAGGCGGTCGCCGCTGGCCTTCGCGTCGGCTACTTGCACGCCCCCGTAGCGATGGTGAGCCGGCTGTCAGCAGCGCTGCGAGGCTCCTGCTGGATGGCTACTCCCCTACCCCTGGAGTTGGCCACCCGCTGGATCGATGACGGCACCGCGCAGATTCTGCTGCAGCAACAAGCCGCCGAAATCGATCGCCGCAAGGCAC harbors:
- a CDS encoding PLP-dependent aminotransferase family protein, which encodes MTVKTYIDTVSILRHALESGRGVKYKRLASALELCILDGSLAAGGKLIPQRILAYKLNVTVGTVSRAYAELERMGLVVPRVGDGTFVRRHGLERKRDEGYRNVAESPAFCDMSRNLHIPGAETSLLAKSLMNLAQDVGTLGELMTYTPEAGLPRFRAAGAKWLSSHGFHAHPEQVLCTNGSQHALLCTLMALLRPGDTLVTEPLTYPGLISAARLLGIRLLAATMDDDGLLPHSLDELCRLHRVTALYCTPTLQNPTTSILPTERRQAIATICREHNLLIIEDETHAVLLEDRPAPLSHFAPERSILIGGMSKAVAAGLRVGYLHAPVAMVSRLSAALRGSCWMATPLPLELATRWIDDGTAQILLQQQAAEIDRRKALVTQLLDGLNYRTHSRSPHFWIQVPEPWRASDVESDLAAKHYRIATAESFAVGHAAVPQFVRVSICDGAMDDLQLCLGFQTLSVALDSDSASTERS
- a CDS encoding DMT family transporter, with amino-acid sequence MTISATRELSTIARRQLAGAVTVVLFLTVCLSWGTTWLGIRIAVETVPPLTASGLRFLIAFPLFLAFARLRGDAIVFPRRSSGFFIFVTLCYFGVPYFLLNYGETLVSSGLAALLFSCMPVFILIFSAIFLRERIQTLQVIGIAIGFASLYMILREQGLGFEHQDFIGVLAILAAALMHALCYVVTKQKGSAISVITYNTLPIGLAGLALFSFGLLVEQPSFSQISARSWWALTYLGLCASVGGFLVYFFLLKRLSPVVLSFVFIIFPVFAVIIGAWYEGQAISTSLALYSLLLLLGFAITKLPPPSLFVRK
- a CDS encoding DoxX family protein; this encodes MTLLTLNPLKTAFDQLDRLAAWGWDVPLRLFLAWEFFESGLEKWHGDNWFEQIHASFPFPFNHFSAGFDWQVSMWAELIAPVLLLLGLATRFASASLIVVTIVAIAAVHWPAQWSTLSELAQGYSITDHGFGNYKLPLIYLVALVPLVLKGAGALSVDGMTSRLHRSRA